Proteins encoded in a region of the Variovorax sp. PAMC 28711 genome:
- a CDS encoding dihydroorotase, translating into MNILITNGRVIDPASGLDQQGDIAIADGKILSIGQAPNGFEAGRTLDAAGCIVVPGLVDLAARLREPGYEHEGMLGSEMAAAVAGGITSLVCPPDTDPVLDEPGLIEMLRFRAEKQRGARLYPLGALTRGLAGEVLTEMAALTEAGCIGFSQADVALADTQVLQRALLYASTFGYTVWLRPQDRDLGKGVAASGPLATRLGLAGVPVAAETIALFTLIELMKSTGARVHVCRLSSAAGVQLVRDAKALGLPISCDVSINSLHLIDTDIGFFDSKARLNPPLRQQRDRDALSTGLADGTIDALVSDHTPVEADAKTLPFAESEAGATGLELLLPLAMKWGEDRGVGLLRALAVVTAAPARLLAVSGAGQLAAGGVADLCVVDPANEWQVLPDALLSQGKSTPFAGYALRGRVRHTLVGGRIVHG; encoded by the coding sequence ATGAACATCCTCATCACGAATGGCCGCGTCATCGACCCGGCTTCCGGGCTCGACCAGCAGGGCGACATCGCCATCGCCGACGGCAAGATCCTCTCCATCGGCCAGGCGCCGAACGGCTTCGAGGCCGGGCGCACGCTCGATGCGGCGGGCTGCATCGTCGTGCCCGGGCTCGTCGACCTTGCTGCGCGCCTGCGCGAGCCCGGCTATGAACACGAAGGCATGCTCGGCAGCGAGATGGCGGCGGCTGTGGCCGGCGGCATCACGAGCCTCGTGTGTCCGCCCGACACCGATCCGGTGCTCGACGAACCCGGCCTCATCGAGATGCTGCGCTTTCGTGCCGAGAAGCAGCGAGGCGCGCGCCTCTATCCGCTCGGCGCCCTCACGCGCGGCCTGGCCGGCGAGGTGCTCACCGAAATGGCGGCGCTCACCGAGGCCGGCTGCATCGGCTTCAGCCAGGCCGACGTGGCGCTGGCCGACACGCAGGTGCTGCAACGCGCGCTGCTCTACGCCAGCACCTTCGGCTACACCGTGTGGCTGCGCCCGCAAGACCGCGACCTCGGCAAGGGCGTGGCCGCCAGCGGTCCGCTCGCCACGCGGCTCGGGCTCGCGGGCGTGCCGGTCGCGGCGGAAACCATCGCGCTTTTCACCCTTATCGAACTCATGAAGAGCACCGGCGCGCGCGTGCACGTGTGCCGCCTGTCGAGCGCGGCGGGCGTGCAACTGGTGCGCGATGCCAAGGCGCTCGGGTTGCCGATCAGCTGCGACGTCAGCATCAACTCGCTGCACCTCATCGACACCGACATCGGTTTCTTCGACAGCAAGGCGCGCCTGAACCCGCCGCTGCGCCAGCAACGCGATCGCGATGCGCTGTCGACCGGGCTCGCCGACGGCACCATCGATGCGCTGGTGTCCGATCACACACCGGTCGAAGCCGATGCCAAGACGCTGCCTTTCGCCGAGAGCGAAGCCGGCGCCACGGGGCTCGAACTGCTGCTGCCGCTCGCCATGAAGTGGGGTGAGGACCGCGGCGTCGGCCTGCTGCGTGCGCTGGCAGTCGTGACCGCCGCGCCGGCAAGACTGCTCGCGGTGTCCGGCGCCGGGCAGCTGGCGGCGGGCGGCGTGGCCGACCTCTGCGTGGTCGACCCAGCCAACGAATGGCAAGTGCTGCCCGACGCGCTGCTGAGCCAGGGCAAGAGCACGCCGTTTGCGGGCTATGCGCTGCGCGGCCGCGTGCGGCACACGCTGGTCGGCGGCCGCATCGTGCACGGCTGA